In a genomic window of Gambusia affinis linkage group LG04, SWU_Gaff_1.0, whole genome shotgun sequence:
- the lg04h19orf53 gene encoding leydig cell tumor 10 kDa protein homolog, which yields MAQGSKKFKAQRPGGSKKHQQNKQKGPKKGGRIIAPKKAQVVQQQKLKKGLEVAIRNKIEQEVTQKASSSLHKPLALVKGAEGKAKPAAARPGTSSK from the exons ATGGCTCAAGGCTCTAAGAAATTTAAGGCTCAGCGTCCTGGAGGGTCCAAGaaacaccaacaaaacaaacaaaaaggaccGAAGAAAGGAG GGAGGATTATTGCACCTAAGAAGGCTCAAGTAGTTCAACAACAGAAGCTAAAGAAG GGCCTGGAGGTTGCCATCAGGAACAAGATTGAGCAGGAAGTGACCCAGAAGGCCAGCTCCTCCCTCCACAAGCCCCTGGCTTTGGTTAAAGGTGCTGAGGGGAAAGCAAAGCCCGCCGCTGCCCGCCCTGGAACCAGCTCCAAATAG
- the si:ch211-196h16.12 gene encoding regulator of G-protein signaling 5, protein MCKGLYLPSSCLEKAKGMRVKLSHLAEIHHKQKVQNGKILQDLETLLGSKIGLQAFRGFLRSEFSEENLEFWLACEDYRVSPSTMQKTKASSIYNQFINPDAPLEVNLDAETREALLSVMDSPCANTFNLAQQRIYSLMAKDSFPRFLRSHHCAEAIKAY, encoded by the exons ATGTGTAAGGGACTATACCTGCCTTCCTCCTGCTTGGAGAa GGCAAAAGGGATGCGAGTGAAGCTGAGCCACCTGGCTGAGATCCACCACAAGCAAAA GgtacaaaatggaaaaatcctTCAGGATCTGGAAACTCTGCTGGGCAGCAAAA TCGGTCTTCAGGCGTTTCGAGGGTTCCTGCGTTCAGAGTTCAGCGAGGAGAACCTGGAGTTCTGGCTGGCCTGTGAGGACTACAGGGTTTCCCCTTCAACCATGCAGAAGACCAAAGCCAGCAGCATCTACAACCAGTTCATCAACCCCGACGCTCCACTGGAG GTGAACCTGGATGCTGAGACCCGTGAGGCTCTGCTGAGCGTGATGGACTCCCCGTGTGCCAACACCTTCAACCTAGCGCAGCAGAGGATCTACAGCCTGATGGCCAAGGACTCCTTCCCTCGGTTTCTCCGCTCTCACCACTGTGCAGAGGCCATCAAGGCTTATTAA
- the slc25a23a gene encoding calcium-binding mitochondrial carrier protein SCaMC-3 isoform X2, with amino-acid sequence MLELQAGLAHKGLSSGCLQKIVETGDTNQDGVLDFEEFVEYLHNHEKQLKVMFHHVDRNKDGWIDAEEIQDCLHTIGVNVSPEDATRILLSMDKDGTMTINWSEWRDYFLFKHLSDIEDVARFWKRSMILDTGEQLTVPEEFSEAEKKSGYMWRQLMAGVMAGSVSRTGTAPLDRLKVFRQVHGSSDFRGSALRGFKYMLNEGGPWSLWRGNGVNVLKIAPETAIKFSAYEQIKSVMRGHDETRTLRIHERFVAGSLAGATAQTAIYPMEVLKTRLNLRKTGQFKGIADCAKQILHREGAAAFYKGYVPNMLSIVPYAGIDLAVYETLKLAWLNRNTSLSDPGVMVLLGCGAVSSTCGTLASYPLALVRTRMQAQASVKGSPKLSMLSLLHNIVTQEGITGLYRGISPNLLKIVPAVSVSYVVYEYMRIMLGMDFEGGV; translated from the exons ATGCTGGAGCTGCAGGCGGGGCTGGCACACAAAGGGCTCTCCAGCGGCTGCCTGCAGAAG ATTGTAGAGACTGGGGACACCAACCAAGACGGAGTCCTGGACTTCGAGGAGTTCGTCGAGTATCTTCACAACCACGAGAAGCAACTTAAAGTCATGTTTCACCATGTGGACAGAAACAAAGACG GTTGGATTGATGCGGAAGAGATTCAGGACTGTCTGCACACCATCGGTGTGAATGTTAGCCCTGAAGATGCCACCAGGATTCTGCTAAG tatGGACAAGGATGGCACCATGACGATTAACTGGAGTGAGTGGCGCGACTACTTCCTGTTCAAACACCTGAGCGACATTGAGGATGTGGCTCGGTTCTGGAAGCGTTCAATG ATATTGGACACAGGCGAGCAGCTGACAGTCCCAGAGGAGTTTTCAGAAGCGGAGAAGAAGTCTGGCTATATGTGGCGGCAGCTGATGGCGGGAGTCATGGCTGGATCTGTGTCCCGAACCGGAACCGCTCCACTGGACCGCCTCAAAGTCTTCAGACAA GTACACGGCTCCTCTGATTTTAGAGGCAGCGCTCTGAGGGGGTTTAAGTACATGCTGAACGAGGGAGGACCATGGTCTCTGTGGAGAGGCAACGGAGTCAATGTCCTGAAAATCGCTCCTGAGACTGCCATCAAATTCTCCGCTTATGAACAG ATCAAGAGTGTGATGCGTGGTCATGATGAAACAAGAACTCTGAGGATTCACGAGAGGTTTGTCGCCGGCTCTTTGGCTGGAGCAACAGCTCAGACCGCCATTTACCCGATGGAG GTGCTGAAAACGCGGCTCAATCTCAGAAAAACGGGTCAGTTCAAAGGGATAGCAGACTGCGCCAAACAGATCCTGCACCGGGAAGGCGCCGCGGCCTTCTACAAGGGCTACGTCCCCAACATGCTGAGCATCGTCCCTTATGCTGGTATTGACCTGGCCGTGTATGAG ACGCTCAAACTTGCATGGCTGAACCGGAACACGAGCTTGTCTGACCCGGGGGTGATGGTGTTGTTGGGATGCGGCGCAGTCTCCAGTACATGCGGGACGCTTGCGAGTTACCCGCTGGCGCTGGTCCGCACACGCATGCAAGCACAAG CTTCAGTGAAAGGATCCCCTAAACTTTCAATGCTGTCCTTGCTCCACAACATTGTTACACAAGAGGGCATCACCGGACTTTACAGAGGAATCTCCCCCAACCTGCTAAAGATCGTCCCGGCCGTGAGCGTGTCCTACGTCGTCTATGAGTACATGAGAATAATGCTAGGAATGGACTTCGAGG GTGGGGTATAG
- the slc25a23a gene encoding calcium-binding mitochondrial carrier protein SCaMC-3 isoform X1 codes for MLELQAGLAHKGLSSGCLQKIVETGDTNQDGVLDFEEFVEYLHNHEKQLKVMFHHVDRNKDGWIDAEEIQDCLHTIGVNVSPEDATRILLSMDKDGTMTINWSEWRDYFLFKHLSDIEDVARFWKRSMILDTGEQLTVPEEFSEAEKKSGYMWRQLMAGVMAGSVSRTGTAPLDRLKVFRQVHGSSDFRGSALRGFKYMLNEGGPWSLWRGNGVNVLKIAPETAIKFSAYEQIKSVMRGHDETRTLRIHERFVAGSLAGATAQTAIYPMEVLKTRLNLRKTGQFKGIADCAKQILHREGAAAFYKGYVPNMLSIVPYAGIDLAVYETLKLAWLNRNTSLSDPGVMVLLGCGAVSSTCGTLASYPLALVRTRMQAQASVKGSPKLSMLSLLHNIVTQEGITGLYRGISPNLLKIVPAVSVSYVVYEYMRIMLGMDFEGRREGKGHG; via the exons ATGCTGGAGCTGCAGGCGGGGCTGGCACACAAAGGGCTCTCCAGCGGCTGCCTGCAGAAG ATTGTAGAGACTGGGGACACCAACCAAGACGGAGTCCTGGACTTCGAGGAGTTCGTCGAGTATCTTCACAACCACGAGAAGCAACTTAAAGTCATGTTTCACCATGTGGACAGAAACAAAGACG GTTGGATTGATGCGGAAGAGATTCAGGACTGTCTGCACACCATCGGTGTGAATGTTAGCCCTGAAGATGCCACCAGGATTCTGCTAAG tatGGACAAGGATGGCACCATGACGATTAACTGGAGTGAGTGGCGCGACTACTTCCTGTTCAAACACCTGAGCGACATTGAGGATGTGGCTCGGTTCTGGAAGCGTTCAATG ATATTGGACACAGGCGAGCAGCTGACAGTCCCAGAGGAGTTTTCAGAAGCGGAGAAGAAGTCTGGCTATATGTGGCGGCAGCTGATGGCGGGAGTCATGGCTGGATCTGTGTCCCGAACCGGAACCGCTCCACTGGACCGCCTCAAAGTCTTCAGACAA GTACACGGCTCCTCTGATTTTAGAGGCAGCGCTCTGAGGGGGTTTAAGTACATGCTGAACGAGGGAGGACCATGGTCTCTGTGGAGAGGCAACGGAGTCAATGTCCTGAAAATCGCTCCTGAGACTGCCATCAAATTCTCCGCTTATGAACAG ATCAAGAGTGTGATGCGTGGTCATGATGAAACAAGAACTCTGAGGATTCACGAGAGGTTTGTCGCCGGCTCTTTGGCTGGAGCAACAGCTCAGACCGCCATTTACCCGATGGAG GTGCTGAAAACGCGGCTCAATCTCAGAAAAACGGGTCAGTTCAAAGGGATAGCAGACTGCGCCAAACAGATCCTGCACCGGGAAGGCGCCGCGGCCTTCTACAAGGGCTACGTCCCCAACATGCTGAGCATCGTCCCTTATGCTGGTATTGACCTGGCCGTGTATGAG ACGCTCAAACTTGCATGGCTGAACCGGAACACGAGCTTGTCTGACCCGGGGGTGATGGTGTTGTTGGGATGCGGCGCAGTCTCCAGTACATGCGGGACGCTTGCGAGTTACCCGCTGGCGCTGGTCCGCACACGCATGCAAGCACAAG CTTCAGTGAAAGGATCCCCTAAACTTTCAATGCTGTCCTTGCTCCACAACATTGTTACACAAGAGGGCATCACCGGACTTTACAGAGGAATCTCCCCCAACCTGCTAAAGATCGTCCCGGCCGTGAGCGTGTCCTACGTCGTCTATGAGTACATGAGAATAATGCTAGGAATGGACTTCGAGGGTAGGAGGGAAGGGAAGGGGCACGGGTAG
- the slc25a23a gene encoding calcium-binding mitochondrial carrier protein SCaMC-3 isoform X3 — protein MWRQLMAGVMAGSVSRTGTAPLDRLKVFRQVHGSSDFRGSALRGFKYMLNEGGPWSLWRGNGVNVLKIAPETAIKFSAYEQIKSVMRGHDETRTLRIHERFVAGSLAGATAQTAIYPMEVLKTRLNLRKTGQFKGIADCAKQILHREGAAAFYKGYVPNMLSIVPYAGIDLAVYETLKLAWLNRNTSLSDPGVMVLLGCGAVSSTCGTLASYPLALVRTRMQAQASVKGSPKLSMLSLLHNIVTQEGITGLYRGISPNLLKIVPAVSVSYVVYEYMRIMLGMDFEGRREGKGHG, from the exons ATGTGGCGGCAGCTGATGGCGGGAGTCATGGCTGGATCTGTGTCCCGAACCGGAACCGCTCCACTGGACCGCCTCAAAGTCTTCAGACAA GTACACGGCTCCTCTGATTTTAGAGGCAGCGCTCTGAGGGGGTTTAAGTACATGCTGAACGAGGGAGGACCATGGTCTCTGTGGAGAGGCAACGGAGTCAATGTCCTGAAAATCGCTCCTGAGACTGCCATCAAATTCTCCGCTTATGAACAG ATCAAGAGTGTGATGCGTGGTCATGATGAAACAAGAACTCTGAGGATTCACGAGAGGTTTGTCGCCGGCTCTTTGGCTGGAGCAACAGCTCAGACCGCCATTTACCCGATGGAG GTGCTGAAAACGCGGCTCAATCTCAGAAAAACGGGTCAGTTCAAAGGGATAGCAGACTGCGCCAAACAGATCCTGCACCGGGAAGGCGCCGCGGCCTTCTACAAGGGCTACGTCCCCAACATGCTGAGCATCGTCCCTTATGCTGGTATTGACCTGGCCGTGTATGAG ACGCTCAAACTTGCATGGCTGAACCGGAACACGAGCTTGTCTGACCCGGGGGTGATGGTGTTGTTGGGATGCGGCGCAGTCTCCAGTACATGCGGGACGCTTGCGAGTTACCCGCTGGCGCTGGTCCGCACACGCATGCAAGCACAAG CTTCAGTGAAAGGATCCCCTAAACTTTCAATGCTGTCCTTGCTCCACAACATTGTTACACAAGAGGGCATCACCGGACTTTACAGAGGAATCTCCCCCAACCTGCTAAAGATCGTCCCGGCCGTGAGCGTGTCCTACGTCGTCTATGAGTACATGAGAATAATGCTAGGAATGGACTTCGAGGGTAGGAGGGAAGGGAAGGGGCACGGGTAG